The Acinetobacter sp. GSS19 genome includes a region encoding these proteins:
- a CDS encoding GNAT family N-acetyltransferase, translating to MPITVHAYTSLENAEVRSQLERLYDTSPEFGDGQDALQQLEQHLAQYTLVYTAEFNTKIIGAIWCSGQGESRRLEYIVVHPANRGRGVAERLVSEVCRMEEAKGVKVFEPGCGAIHRCLAHLEKI from the coding sequence ATGCCTATAACCGTACATGCTTATACTTCACTAGAAAATGCCGAAGTTCGCAGCCAGCTTGAGCGACTGTATGATACCAGCCCTGAATTTGGCGACGGTCAAGATGCCCTGCAACAGCTTGAACAACATCTTGCCCAGTATACCCTAGTTTACACGGCAGAATTTAACACAAAAATCATTGGCGCAATCTGGTGTAGCGGACAGGGCGAAAGCCGCCGTCTGGAATATATTGTCGTGCATCCAGCTAATCGTGGTCGTGGCGTGGCAGAACGTTTGGTCAGTGAAGTTTGCCGTATGGAAGAGGCCAAAGGTGTCAAAGTATTTGAACCAGGCTGTGGGGCGATTCATCGTTGTCTAGCACATTTAGAGAAAATTTAA
- the hisB gene encoding imidazoleglycerol-phosphate dehydratase HisB, which translates to MTQRISEVVRNTNETKIRVRVNLDGTGQGTLNTGVPFLDHMIDQIKRHGLFDIDIHCDGDLEIDDHHTVEDCGITLGQAFAQALGDKKGIRRYGHFYAPLDESLSRVVVDISGRPGLFMDIPFTRARIGTFDVDLFSEFFQGFVNHALMTLHIDNLKGKNSHHQIESTFKAFARALRMACELDPRAAGTIASTKGSL; encoded by the coding sequence ATGACGCAACGTATCAGTGAAGTGGTAAGAAATACCAACGAAACCAAAATTCGAGTTCGTGTCAACCTCGATGGTACGGGTCAAGGCACTCTAAATACAGGTGTTCCCTTTTTAGATCATATGATTGATCAAATCAAGCGACATGGCTTGTTTGACATTGATATTCATTGCGATGGCGACTTAGAAATCGATGATCACCACACGGTTGAAGATTGTGGCATTACCTTGGGTCAGGCTTTTGCTCAAGCGCTCGGTGACAAAAAAGGCATCCGTCGCTATGGCCATTTCTATGCACCACTGGATGAATCTTTATCACGTGTAGTCGTTGATATTTCAGGTCGTCCGGGCCTGTTTATGGATATTCCATTTACCCGTGCACGCATTGGTACTTTTGATGTTGACCTGTTCTCCGAATTTTTCCAGGGCTTTGTCAATCACGCCTTGATGACTTTGCACATCGACAACCTGAAAGGCAAGAACAGTCACCACCAGATCGAGTCAACCTTTAAAGCTTTTGCTCGTGCACTACGTATGGCTTGTGAACTCGATCCACGCGCTGCGGGTACCATTGCTTCAACCAAAGGTAGCTTGTAA
- the hisH gene encoding imidazole glycerol phosphate synthase subunit HisH: MTRIALLDYGMGNLHSAAKALEYVGATVDVTNDPKLIAQADKIVFPGVGAIRDCMQGMHEAGIDEVVRQAAFNKPVLAICVGMQALMQRSEENDGVDALGIFAGQVKRFPEIPHLKVPHMGWNQVHQIDPSHPMWKNIEQDARFYFVHSYYVEPQDPAIVAATCDYGLNFCTAIHKENLFATQFHPEKSHTAGLQLLKNFVEWDI, translated from the coding sequence ATGACCCGGATTGCGCTTCTTGACTATGGCATGGGAAATCTGCACTCTGCCGCAAAAGCATTGGAATATGTCGGTGCAACAGTAGATGTCACCAATGATCCAAAATTGATTGCCCAGGCCGATAAAATTGTCTTCCCGGGTGTCGGAGCGATACGCGACTGTATGCAGGGTATGCATGAAGCTGGGATTGATGAAGTCGTGCGTCAAGCGGCATTCAATAAACCGGTACTGGCGATTTGTGTCGGCATGCAGGCCTTGATGCAACGTTCAGAAGAAAATGATGGCGTGGATGCTTTGGGGATTTTTGCAGGTCAAGTAAAACGCTTCCCGGAAATTCCGCATCTCAAAGTGCCGCATATGGGTTGGAATCAGGTGCATCAGATCGACCCAAGCCATCCGATGTGGAAAAACATTGAACAGGACGCACGTTTCTACTTTGTGCACAGTTATTATGTCGAGCCACAAGACCCGGCGATTGTGGCAGCAACCTGTGATTATGGGCTGAATTTCTGCACCGCAATCCACAAAGAGAACCTGTTTGCGACTCAGTTCCACCCAGAGAAAAGTCATACGGCCGGTTTGCAGTTACTGAAAAACTTTGTGGAATGGGATATCTAA
- a CDS encoding 3'-5' exonuclease, with protein sequence MDPLSLTTFPSVAERRLLPAFVNLPRDQIHLINTAAQCRAIQEQLDIVHVFGFDTESKPTFNANEKSTGPHLLQLATDQHAYLFQVNPETLAFLAPLLSNPKQLKVGFALKSDVSLLRSKGIELAGTVDLSKSFHVFGIKQQVGAQNAVAILLQQYLPKSKHTKLSNWSKFPLTEAQIDYACADAYASLRIYEELKRRNLLTTPRKGR encoded by the coding sequence ATGGATCCACTTTCTCTTACGACTTTCCCCAGCGTAGCAGAACGACGTTTGCTACCTGCTTTCGTCAATTTACCCAGAGATCAGATCCATCTGATTAATACTGCAGCACAATGTCGAGCCATTCAGGAACAACTCGATATCGTACACGTGTTCGGTTTTGATACAGAATCCAAGCCCACATTTAACGCCAATGAAAAATCGACTGGCCCACATTTACTACAACTGGCCACAGATCAACACGCTTACCTGTTTCAAGTTAATCCTGAGACCTTAGCCTTTCTGGCTCCCCTGCTCTCCAACCCCAAACAACTCAAAGTCGGCTTTGCCCTAAAAAGTGATGTCAGCTTATTGCGCAGTAAAGGGATTGAACTTGCTGGAACCGTCGATCTTTCAAAAAGTTTTCATGTTTTTGGCATCAAACAGCAGGTTGGGGCACAAAATGCGGTCGCTATTTTATTGCAGCAATATCTCCCCAAGTCCAAACACACCAAACTCAGCAACTGGTCCAAATTCCCACTCACCGAAGCCCAAATCGACTATGCTTGCGCCGATGCCTATGCCAGCCTGCGGATCTATGAGGAACTGAAACGTCGCAATCTGCTGACAACACCCAGAAAGGGCCGCTAA
- the hisA gene encoding 1-(5-phosphoribosyl)-5-[(5-phosphoribosylamino)methylideneamino]imidazole-4-carboxamide isomerase: MLIIPAIDLKDGKCVRLKQGRMEDDTVFSDDPVATAQHWVNEGARRLHLVDLNGAFAGTPIHKPVVEAIAKAQPELPIQIGGGIRSLETIEHYLDAGVTFVIIGTKAVKEPEFVEEACKKFAGHIIVGIDAMNGMVATDGWANVTDVKATELAKRFADAGVSSIVYTDIARDGMMQGVNVEQTVQLAQYSGLPVIASGGVTNLDDVRNLKGKPGILGAITGRAIYEGTLNLRDAQILLDEDKI; the protein is encoded by the coding sequence ATGCTGATCATCCCTGCAATTGACCTGAAAGACGGTAAATGTGTACGTTTAAAACAAGGCCGTATGGAAGACGATACCGTATTTTCTGATGATCCGGTTGCCACAGCACAACATTGGGTCAATGAAGGCGCCCGCCGTCTGCATTTGGTCGACTTAAACGGTGCTTTTGCCGGTACGCCGATTCACAAGCCGGTGGTTGAAGCGATTGCCAAAGCTCAACCAGAATTGCCAATCCAAATTGGTGGCGGGATTCGCTCACTAGAGACTATCGAGCATTATCTGGATGCCGGTGTGACTTTCGTGATTATTGGCACCAAGGCTGTGAAAGAACCAGAATTCGTTGAAGAGGCTTGCAAAAAATTTGCTGGTCATATCATTGTGGGTATCGATGCCATGAACGGCATGGTAGCGACTGATGGCTGGGCCAATGTCACGGATGTGAAAGCCACTGAACTGGCAAAACGTTTTGCTGATGCAGGTGTATCAAGCATTGTCTACACGGATATTGCGCGTGATGGCATGATGCAAGGTGTCAACGTTGAGCAGACCGTACAACTGGCACAGTATTCTGGTCTTCCGGTGATTGCTTCAGGTGGTGTCACTAATCTGGATGATGTTCGCAATCTGAAAGGCAAACCGGGCATTCTGGGCGCCATCACCGGTCGTGCCATCTACGAGGGTACCCTCAACCTGCGTGATGCCCAAATCCTGCTAGATGAAGACAAAATCTAA
- a CDS encoding DUF4870 family protein — MSMMDGQNAYKNLTLALYVLYALAILSGGLLAIIALIINYLKRADVQGTIYASHFRWQIRSFWWYLLWNILAFVPFLFLWRTDTDLTALANGLVISTLLCGMVMVAAWIWSIYRVIRGLLALNENRPMY, encoded by the coding sequence ATGAGCATGATGGATGGACAAAATGCCTATAAGAATCTGACCTTGGCCTTGTATGTACTGTATGCGCTTGCCATCTTGAGTGGGGGGCTGCTGGCGATTATCGCACTTATCATCAATTATTTGAAACGTGCAGACGTACAGGGCACGATTTATGCCAGCCACTTTCGCTGGCAGATCCGCAGCTTCTGGTGGTATCTATTATGGAATATCCTGGCCTTTGTACCTTTTCTGTTTTTATGGCGCACCGATACGGATTTAACTGCACTTGCCAATGGGCTCGTTATTTCAACATTGCTCTGTGGGATGGTGATGGTGGCGGCCTGGATCTGGAGTATCTACCGGGTGATTCGTGGCTTGCTAGCGTTAAATGAAAACCGTCCGATGTACTGA
- a CDS encoding DUF1294 domain-containing protein yields MRDQGRLVEWFDDKGYGFIQPNDPSKAKVFLHIKDFARPGPRPIVGCALEYLVILDGQGRCRAQQASYLNAAQARHLQGKIQAVPEKVVKLQPMQIVITAYLLSLGILSLSGHLAGLVLLGILLTNGISYWMYAQDKQAAREGKQRVPEQTLHVLSSLGGWPAAWLAQQKFRHKTQKQPFRQIYFATIVLHLLLLGWWLSPFNMFQN; encoded by the coding sequence ATGCGTGATCAAGGCCGTCTGGTGGAATGGTTTGATGATAAGGGCTATGGCTTTATCCAGCCGAATGACCCGAGCAAAGCCAAGGTGTTCCTGCATATCAAGGATTTTGCCCGTCCTGGGCCACGTCCGATCGTAGGTTGTGCTCTGGAATATCTGGTGATACTAGACGGCCAAGGTCGTTGTCGTGCCCAGCAAGCCAGTTATCTGAACGCGGCTCAGGCGCGTCATCTGCAAGGTAAAATCCAGGCAGTTCCAGAGAAAGTGGTAAAGCTGCAACCAATGCAGATCGTGATCACGGCCTATCTGCTGTCGCTGGGGATTCTCAGCCTGAGTGGTCATCTGGCAGGCCTGGTTCTTCTCGGCATTCTATTGACGAATGGGATCAGTTACTGGATGTATGCTCAGGATAAACAGGCAGCTCGCGAGGGGAAACAACGTGTACCCGAGCAAACCTTGCATGTGTTGTCGAGTTTGGGAGGCTGGCCGGCAGCCTGGTTGGCTCAGCAGAAATTTAGGCATAAAACCCAGAAACAGCCTTTCCGTCAGATTTACTTTGCCACGATTGTGTTGCATCTGCTGCTACTGGGTTGGTGGCTTTCGCCATTCAATATGTTTCAAAATTAA
- a CDS encoding homoserine kinase: MSVYTPLNLQQVQAFAEPYGLVVTELIPIQGGIENTNYFLVCEDAQQFVLTVFEELSEQAAGELVPVLTHLGKNGVPVAVPLQPAGQAIHRIAGKPAQIAPRLQGEHPSPATLPQVEAIAVAQARMHVVLQDYPLQRESNHGQSWWIETATRLRQRMNAEDQALLDQVFECFKTCQSEFPDRPQGMIHADLFRDNTLFVGPALHGILDFSELNRDDLLLDIAITLNDFCSDYPEVTLDEEKADAYLNAYQLERELTPDEFACLPVYLAMAACRFWLSRLEVAERNATEGRSSADILQKDPLEMRNMLVERLKYVG, translated from the coding sequence ATGTCGGTTTATACCCCATTGAATTTACAGCAAGTTCAGGCATTTGCCGAACCTTATGGACTGGTTGTGACTGAATTAATTCCGATTCAGGGTGGCATTGAAAATACCAACTACTTTTTAGTGTGTGAGGATGCTCAGCAGTTTGTCCTGACCGTCTTTGAAGAGCTGAGTGAACAGGCCGCAGGGGAACTGGTTCCTGTGCTGACCCATCTGGGAAAAAATGGCGTGCCGGTCGCAGTGCCTTTACAACCTGCTGGACAGGCGATTCATAGGATCGCAGGGAAACCGGCACAAATCGCCCCTCGTTTACAGGGTGAACATCCATCACCTGCAACGCTGCCTCAAGTCGAAGCGATTGCGGTGGCACAGGCGCGCATGCATGTGGTCTTGCAGGATTATCCGCTACAACGTGAAAGTAACCATGGTCAAAGCTGGTGGATAGAAACGGCAACGCGTCTGCGTCAGCGTATGAATGCAGAAGATCAGGCACTCTTGGATCAGGTCTTTGAGTGTTTCAAAACCTGTCAGTCTGAATTCCCCGATCGTCCACAAGGTATGATCCATGCGGACCTGTTCCGTGATAACACCCTGTTCGTTGGCCCGGCATTACATGGCATTCTGGATTTTTCTGAGCTCAATCGTGATGACTTGCTGCTGGATATTGCCATCACGCTGAATGATTTTTGTAGTGACTATCCGGAAGTCACCTTGGATGAAGAAAAAGCTGATGCTTATCTGAATGCCTATCAGTTGGAGCGTGAGCTGACCCCAGATGAGTTTGCCTGTTTACCGGTGTATCTGGCGATGGCGGCCTGTCGTTTTTGGCTGTCACGGTTAGAGGTGGCAGAGCGAAATGCCACAGAGGGGCGTAGCAGTGCCGATATCTTGCAAAAAGATCCGCTCGAAATGCGCAATATGCTGGTCGAACGTTTGAAATATGTTGGGTAG
- the hisF gene encoding imidazole glycerol phosphate synthase subunit HisF, with protein sequence MLAKRIIPCLDVDNGRVVKGVQFLDIRDAGDPVEVARRYNEQGADEITFLDITATHHGRDTTYRTVERMAETVFVPLTVGGGVRKVEDIRNLLNAGADKVSINSAAVFNPEFVQEASSHFGAQCIVVAIDAKKTGDHKWEIFTHGGRKPTGIDAIEWAVKMADYGAGELLITSMDADGTKAGYDLALMRAINDRVNIPTIASGGVGNLQHLADGILKGGADAVLAASIFHFGQHTIPEAKKYLAEQGIEMRL encoded by the coding sequence ATGCTCGCAAAACGTATCATTCCTTGCCTAGACGTTGATAATGGTCGAGTGGTCAAAGGCGTACAGTTTCTTGATATTCGTGATGCGGGTGATCCGGTAGAAGTCGCACGTCGTTATAACGAACAGGGTGCGGATGAAATTACCTTCCTGGACATTACAGCAACGCATCATGGCCGTGATACCACGTACCGTACCGTTGAACGTATGGCTGAGACTGTTTTTGTTCCGCTGACTGTCGGTGGTGGTGTTCGCAAGGTTGAAGACATCCGCAACCTGCTCAATGCCGGAGCAGACAAAGTCAGCATTAACTCGGCAGCCGTGTTTAACCCTGAGTTCGTACAAGAGGCTTCTAGCCACTTTGGCGCACAATGTATCGTGGTGGCGATTGATGCCAAAAAAACCGGCGATCATAAATGGGAAATTTTTACCCACGGTGGCCGTAAACCGACCGGGATTGATGCGATTGAATGGGCCGTAAAAATGGCGGATTATGGTGCGGGTGAACTATTAATCACCAGTATGGATGCGGATGGTACCAAAGCCGGTTATGACCTCGCGCTGATGCGTGCGATCAATGACCGCGTCAACATCCCAACCATTGCCTCTGGTGGCGTCGGTAATCTGCAACACTTGGCCGATGGGATTCTCAAAGGCGGGGCAGATGCAGTCTTAGCTGCCAGTATTTTCCACTTTGGTCAGCACACGATTCCCGAAGCGAAGAAGTATCTGGCTGAACAAGGTATCGAAATGCGTCTGTAA
- a CDS encoding DNA/RNA non-specific endonuclease — protein sequence MANNKLKKNAPGSNSVNQYGLKIVLGLVAMGSFAMAFGQEKLSQWTTGSLGSSACLSQFYREVPPYLARPSLQKNSYPLCFNGFNVMYSGVSKTPLWVAEHLTPKRLATKIKREDNFHEETRIPEQHRALLADYRASGYDRGHMAPNADMGDTQAQYDSFSLANMVPQAPKNNQQIWRELEEATRAIVTKQKQDVYVVTGPVFMGQKLKTIGKGVIVPSAVFKAVYVPKTGAIGAYFAPNNNSLQVKVVSVCYLEEQLGMNLFPQLSEEQKRNTYQLPLNATAVKANQPLEYAQWDAESQCAEDVAPEQIKQTQQQFGQQKIAAATGSDDNGSSPSPEEAAPSLIKQILTMLLQFLLQFLK from the coding sequence ATGGCAAACAACAAGCTGAAAAAGAATGCGCCTGGTTCGAATAGCGTGAATCAGTACGGCCTGAAAATAGTTCTGGGTTTGGTGGCGATGGGTAGTTTCGCAATGGCCTTTGGTCAGGAAAAACTCAGCCAGTGGACTACAGGGAGTCTAGGGAGTTCGGCCTGCCTAAGCCAATTCTATCGAGAAGTGCCGCCCTATTTAGCTCGCCCCAGCCTACAGAAAAACAGCTATCCGCTCTGTTTTAATGGCTTCAATGTCATGTATTCCGGCGTGTCCAAAACCCCGCTGTGGGTGGCCGAGCATTTAACCCCGAAACGTCTGGCCACCAAGATTAAACGTGAAGATAATTTCCACGAAGAAACCCGTATTCCGGAGCAGCATCGGGCATTATTGGCCGATTATCGAGCCTCCGGCTATGACCGTGGTCATATGGCACCGAATGCCGATATGGGGGATACTCAAGCCCAATATGACAGTTTCTCTTTGGCCAACATGGTGCCACAAGCACCAAAAAACAATCAGCAGATTTGGCGTGAGCTGGAAGAAGCCACCCGCGCCATTGTCACCAAGCAGAAGCAGGATGTCTATGTGGTGACAGGCCCGGTCTTTATGGGGCAGAAACTGAAAACGATTGGCAAGGGGGTGATTGTCCCGAGTGCCGTTTTTAAAGCGGTTTATGTGCCGAAAACCGGGGCGATTGGTGCCTATTTTGCACCGAACAACAATTCACTGCAGGTAAAGGTCGTGAGTGTCTGCTATTTGGAAGAGCAGCTCGGCATGAATCTGTTCCCACAGCTTTCTGAGGAGCAAAAACGCAACACTTATCAGTTGCCTCTGAATGCCACAGCAGTAAAGGCCAACCAGCCACTAGAATATGCTCAATGGGATGCCGAGAGTCAATGTGCTGAAGATGTTGCCCCAGAGCAGATCAAACAGACCCAGCAGCAATTTGGCCAGCAGAAAATTGCTGCAGCGACCGGGAGTGATGACAACGGGAGCTCTCCCAGTCCCGAAGAAGCCGCACCGAGTTTGATCAAGCAGATTCTCACCATGCTGTTGCAGTTCCTGTTACAGTTTTTAAAATAG
- a CDS encoding potassium transporter Kup produces the protein MQSTAQKAALPAITLAALGVVFGDIGTSPLYALKESFHAAHGLGISIGNVLGILSIIFWTMTLVITIKYVAIVMRADNNGEGGIMALLALNLRENSFTDRKKLLLIAIGFIGASLFFGDGIITPAISVLSAVEGLSIATDALDPYIVPIAISIVISLFVMQKYGTAFVGKFFGPITLLWFLSLGVLGISSIVQTPVVLGMFSPHWAFDFILTHPLMAFFIMGAVVLTVTGGEALYADMGHFGALPIRLAWFFVVLPCLLLNYAGQGALLLREPAAIENPFYHLVPEWALYPMIFLATMAAVIASQAVISGVFSLARQAIQLGYLPRLSIKHTSDQEQGQIYVPLLNWVLLTSIIILILIFQTSSRLANAYGLAVTLTMLCDTLLIAALMRYTWKWKMPKLALLIIPFLLLDLILVGATSLKVFSGGWVPLLIGGVAFLLLFTWKQGRELTFSKLQQDTLPLELFVQSIGEQANWVEGEAVFLTGTPTVVPHAMLHNMKHNKVLHQKNIMLTVKIQDVPYVPDEARFQIETLNQHFYRVEIYYGFKDEMNIPQALQAVYQDLGLEYNLMNISFFVSRERIISTVGDGMSPWREKLFISMQRNTSPVSDFYRIPPNRVVELGSQIEI, from the coding sequence ATGCAAAGTACTGCACAGAAAGCCGCATTGCCTGCGATTACATTGGCAGCATTAGGGGTGGTGTTTGGAGATATCGGAACCAGTCCCCTGTACGCACTCAAAGAGTCTTTCCATGCTGCGCATGGCTTGGGAATCAGTATTGGTAACGTCTTAGGGATTTTGTCCATCATCTTCTGGACCATGACCTTAGTCATTACCATCAAGTATGTCGCGATCGTGATGCGCGCCGATAACAACGGCGAAGGTGGGATCATGGCATTGCTTGCGCTGAACCTGCGGGAAAATTCGTTTACAGACCGCAAGAAGCTATTGCTGATCGCCATTGGTTTTATTGGTGCCTCGCTATTCTTTGGTGATGGAATCATTACGCCGGCCATTTCAGTGCTGTCTGCCGTGGAAGGTCTCTCGATCGCCACAGATGCTCTAGATCCCTACATTGTGCCGATTGCGATTAGCATTGTGATCAGCTTATTTGTGATGCAGAAATATGGTACAGCCTTTGTTGGCAAGTTTTTTGGTCCAATTACCTTGCTGTGGTTTCTGTCTTTAGGTGTTTTAGGCATCAGCAGTATTGTTCAGACCCCAGTAGTGTTGGGTATGTTCAGTCCACATTGGGCTTTTGATTTTATTTTGACGCATCCCTTGATGGCTTTCTTCATCATGGGGGCAGTGGTGTTGACGGTCACCGGTGGTGAGGCATTATATGCTGATATGGGACATTTTGGAGCCCTGCCAATCCGGTTGGCCTGGTTCTTTGTGGTTCTGCCATGTTTGTTGCTGAACTATGCCGGACAAGGGGCTTTATTGCTGCGTGAGCCAGCAGCGATTGAGAATCCGTTCTATCATCTGGTTCCGGAATGGGCACTGTACCCGATGATTTTTCTGGCTACGATGGCGGCTGTCATTGCCTCACAGGCGGTCATTTCTGGTGTGTTTTCATTAGCACGCCAAGCCATCCAACTGGGCTATTTACCACGATTATCGATTAAACATACCTCGGATCAGGAGCAGGGACAGATTTATGTGCCTTTGCTGAACTGGGTTTTATTGACGTCCATTATTATCCTGATCCTGATTTTCCAGACCAGTTCACGCCTTGCCAATGCTTATGGTCTTGCGGTGACACTGACCATGCTGTGTGACACTTTACTGATCGCGGCATTGATGCGTTATACCTGGAAATGGAAAATGCCAAAACTGGCTTTATTGATCATTCCGTTTTTACTGCTGGATCTGATTCTGGTGGGTGCGACCTCTCTAAAAGTCTTCTCTGGTGGTTGGGTTCCATTGTTGATTGGCGGTGTGGCTTTCTTGTTGCTGTTTACCTGGAAACAGGGCCGAGAGTTGACCTTCAGCAAACTCCAGCAAGATACTTTGCCACTTGAACTGTTTGTTCAGAGTATTGGTGAGCAGGCCAACTGGGTTGAAGGTGAAGCCGTATTCCTGACCGGTACACCCACAGTCGTGCCGCATGCCATGTTGCACAACATGAAGCACAATAAAGTGCTGCATCAAAAGAACATTATGCTTACGGTCAAAATTCAGGATGTGCCGTATGTGCCGGATGAAGCACGCTTCCAGATTGAAACCCTGAATCAGCATTTTTACCGCGTAGAAATTTACTACGGCTTTAAAGATGAAATGAATATCCCACAGGCGCTGCAAGCGGTGTATCAGGATCTGGGACTAGAATACAACTTAATGAATATCAGTTTCTTTGTATCGCGTGAACGGATCATCAGTACGGTGGGGGATGGGATGTCACCATGGCGGGAAAAACTGTTTATCTCCATGCAGCGCAATACCAGTCCGGTTAGCGATTTCTATCGTATTCCACCGAACCGTGTCGTTGAATTAGGGAGCCAGATCGAGATTTAA
- a CDS encoding tyrosine-type recombinase/integrase — protein sequence MAKESNKLDARTVKNLTADPEQDKKYSDGGGLYLLIKKNGSKYWRLNYRHPVTKKQNTLALGTFDQLTLQQARIKREEAKQLILQGKDPAEERNQNRNEQKAILENTFNKFCQEWLKKRELENKVDSENLRKLEKDILPYIGNMPVVNMTVEQLERDVTDRVVERGALESARRIKSIMSMVLELARKKRIITHNPAKDITLPQPIKGNHNAVTDERELADLLRKMWRFTKDNPRNRLTTELAMKLSVYIFQRPNEIRGLLWESVDFEKRQLSFAASKTHQDHIVPLSRQAFDILKELEDLRTTSKYVFPSVKTGRECMSEDTIRQGLIRIGYKGRHTAHGFRATARTILDEELEYRTDIIEHQLAHTVKDPNGTAYNRTAFLRRRRELMQLWSDYLDTLRQGGDISIFKPDNKEY from the coding sequence ATGGCGAAAGAATCAAACAAGCTGGATGCAAGAACTGTTAAAAATTTAACGGCAGACCCAGAACAAGATAAAAAATATTCTGATGGTGGCGGTCTATACCTTCTCATCAAAAAGAACGGCTCAAAATATTGGCGGCTAAATTACCGCCACCCTGTAACTAAAAAACAGAACACTCTCGCTTTGGGCACTTTTGATCAACTCACATTGCAACAGGCACGCATCAAACGTGAAGAAGCAAAACAATTAATCTTGCAAGGCAAAGACCCAGCAGAGGAACGCAACCAGAACCGAAACGAACAAAAAGCAATTCTCGAAAACACCTTTAATAAGTTTTGTCAGGAATGGCTGAAAAAGAGAGAGCTAGAAAATAAGGTAGATAGTGAAAACCTGCGCAAGCTAGAAAAAGACATTCTCCCATACATTGGTAATATGCCAGTCGTGAATATGACAGTTGAACAACTGGAACGTGATGTAACTGACAGAGTTGTAGAACGTGGTGCACTAGAATCAGCACGGCGCATCAAATCAATTATGTCAATGGTATTGGAACTGGCCAGAAAGAAACGCATCATTACCCACAACCCGGCTAAGGACATTACCCTACCCCAACCGATCAAGGGCAATCATAACGCTGTTACTGATGAAAGAGAGCTTGCTGACTTATTGCGTAAAATGTGGCGCTTCACTAAAGACAACCCACGTAACCGATTAACAACAGAATTGGCAATGAAGCTGTCAGTTTATATATTCCAGCGTCCAAACGAGATACGTGGTCTGTTGTGGGAATCAGTAGATTTTGAGAAACGCCAGCTTTCATTTGCTGCCAGCAAGACGCATCAAGACCATATTGTCCCCTTATCTCGTCAAGCTTTTGACATCCTTAAAGAACTGGAAGATCTGCGTACAACTTCAAAATATGTTTTCCCCAGCGTAAAAACAGGTCGGGAATGTATGAGTGAGGATACGATCAGACAAGGGTTAATCCGCATAGGCTATAAAGGCCGACATACAGCACATGGATTCCGGGCAACCGCGCGAACCATCCTGGATGAAGAACTTGAATACAGAACAGATATTATCGAGCATCAATTAGCACATACAGTGAAAGATCCCAATGGCACAGCATACAACCGGACCGCATTTTTACGCCGTAGACGTGAACTGATGCAATTATGGTCGGACTATCTCGACACGTTGCGCCAAGGTGGGGATATATCCATATTCAAACCGGATAATAAGGAATATTAA
- a CDS encoding helix-turn-helix transcriptional regulator: MSIEQWDLTPKGFYRMSQLATTAARKERKYIAKDGTTRIIKARPARKGILPMGETTIWDKVRSGEFPQPVKLTKRITAWRIEDVQAWMQSKGIEA, encoded by the coding sequence ATGTCTATTGAGCAGTGGGATTTAACACCAAAAGGCTTTTACCGCATGTCACAACTTGCAACCACAGCAGCGCGTAAGGAACGCAAGTACATCGCCAAAGATGGCACAACACGCATCATCAAAGCACGTCCAGCTCGTAAAGGAATACTTCCAATGGGTGAAACAACGATTTGGGATAAGGTTCGTTCTGGTGAATTTCCACAGCCCGTAAAACTCACTAAGCGTATCACCGCATGGCGTATTGAGGATGTTCAAGCCTGGATGCAATCAAAGGGAATAGAGGCTTAA
- a CDS encoding helix-turn-helix domain-containing protein → MNQSTQYNQILAHLKQSKTITQAEAIQLFNCYCLSSVISRLRKAGHDIVTHYEPNLVNKGTHARYEYKMRDEQ, encoded by the coding sequence ATGAATCAGAGCACTCAATACAACCAAATCCTGGCTCATCTCAAGCAAAGCAAAACCATTACACAGGCAGAAGCCATACAGTTATTCAATTGCTATTGCCTTAGCTCGGTCATTTCTCGTCTACGCAAAGCTGGACATGACATCGTGACTCACTATGAACCCAACCTAGTGAACAAGGGCACTCATGCACGCTATGAGTATAAAATGAGGGATGAACAATGA